A region from the Vicia villosa cultivar HV-30 ecotype Madison, WI linkage group LG3, Vvil1.0, whole genome shotgun sequence genome encodes:
- the LOC131657649 gene encoding uncharacterized protein LOC131657649 produces MVESQVIDALEDEQAEVDVVDEEEEAPEIEVDNLVNEEVVVPRDQVHMPPVHMRNLNFDGDDEPSTDIFYDPYTQTDQWLHASYRKRSDSWVIGYISQDHTCVNTNVSQDHRKLSYDISCQEILPLVEKDPSLKVKMIISHIVATYNYTPSYRKVWLAKTKAIEIMYGNWEDSYKRLPHFLYALQIYAPGTVTILETLPAQSPDGTSLQGNVIFHRLFWAFRPCVQGFSYCKPILQIDGTWLYGKYKGTMLMVVAQDGNSNIFPVAFALVEGETAGGWGFFLKNLRTHVAPQPGLCLISGRHAAIESVYNNPANGWQNPTSTHVYCIRHIAQNFMREIKDRALRKTLVNVGYALTQPTFQYYRHEIVAANPDAGRWVDNLAREKWTRSYDNGKRWGHMTTNLVESMNGVFKGIRHLPITSLVEATYYRMASLFARRDFSVLLLHVFGEGKKVRREKDVRGSVRREK; encoded by the exons ATGGTTGAGTCACAAGTCATTGATGCACTTGAAGACGAGCAAGCAGAGGTCGACGttgtagatgaagaagaagaagcaccggaAATAGAAGTTGATAACTTGGTCAACGAGGAAGTTGTTGTACCACGAGATCAAGTGCATATGCCTCCAGTGCACATGAGGAACTTGAATTTTGATGGGGATGATGAACCATCGACTGATATTTTCTATGATCCATACACTCAAACAGATCAATG gttgcatgcatcatacaggaagagaagtgattCATGGGTTATAGGATATATTTCCCAAGATCACACATGTGTTAACACAAATGTTTCACAAGATCACCGTAAGCTAAGTTATGACATTAGTTGTCAAGAAATCTTGCCTCTAGTTGAAAAAGATCCATCGTTAAAGGTGAAAATGATAATCTCTCATATCGTTGCAACATACAATTACACTCCGTCTTATAGAAAGGTGTGGCTGGCGAAGACCAAAGCGATCGAAATTATGTATGGAAATTGGGAGGATTCGTACAAACGACTCCCACATTTCTTATATGCACTTCAAATTTATGCTCCTGGAACCGTTACTATTTTAGAGACCCTTCCGGCGCAATCTCCAGACGGAACGTCCCTTCAAGGAAATGTGATATTCCACAGGCTTTTCTGGGCTTTCCGCCCATGTGTGCAAGGATTTTCATATtgcaaaccaattcttcaaatagaTGGAACTTGGTTGTACGGAAAATATAAAGGCACCATGTTGATGGTTGTGGCTCAAGACGGAAATAGTAACATCTTTCCTGTTGCGTTCGCTCTTGTGGAAGGAGAAACTGCTGgaggttggggtttctttctcaAAAATCTTCGGACACACGTTGCCCCCCAACCTGGACTTTGCTTGATTTCAGGCAGACATGCTGCCATCGAGAGTGTgtacaacaatccagcaaacgggtGGCAAAACCCAACCTCAACGCATGTTTACTGTATTCGACACATTgcacaaaatttcatgcgggagataAAGGACAGGGCTCTTCGGAAGACTCTTGTCAATGTCGGATATGCGTTGACTCAACCGACGTTCCAATATTATCGACATGAAATTGTAgcggcaaatccagatgcaggcagaTGGGTAGACAATCTTGCTAGAGAGAAATGGACCAGATCATACGACAACGGGAAGCGATGGGGGCACATGACTACGAATCTTGTGGAGTCTATGAACGGGGTGTTTAAGGGCATCAGACACCTTCCGATTACTTCCTTGGTGGAagcaacatactataggatggCTTCTCTTTTCGCAAGAAGAG ATTTCTCTGTTTTGCTACTTCATGTGTTTGGTGAAGGGAAGAAAGTGCGAAGAGAGAAAGATGTGAGAGGGAGTGTGAGAAGAGAGAAGTAG
- the LOC131655028 gene encoding uncharacterized protein LOC131655028, translating into MDVMSTNGSNCGNASNPYHQCTQACFQKTKGNKPQSNRKTISTYGRSFTDGDMGKKVTNGERRTYPGCPKASNPYHTCDANCNNKSSSNSGATPHSKIDHRKKVGSKPEPPILQSVPTKKNGTTNNLSNSNASSTKPHYSENKKIESKTDEIIPSSGPISAQSHISDVMAKDQVKDSVIQDKVVASDEIVPITTHSVETGSKDFSFSDTPLTLNNNNNNKEVDSSSDGETDSVISESRIQIGKYNVKESFGSILQTILDKYGDIGASCDLESVVIRSYYMECVCFVVQELQSSSDLLTKSKVNELLDIVKDIESAHLRVAWLRNTLDEIAENIELIGQHQDMEIEKANYDREMESLREKLESELVTLAQKEQEIADIHMRIPEIRDRLRSLEQLISSGLEDEQTMLPIKSKIDQLL; encoded by the exons ATGGAT GTGATGTCAACTAACGGTAGTAATTGTGGAAATGCTTCAAATCCTTACCATCAATGCACACAAGCTTGTTTTCAAAAGACAAAGGGAAACAAACCACAATCTAATAGAAAAACTATTTCAACTTATGGGAGAAGCTTTACAGATGGTGATATGGGCAAAAAGGTAACTAATGGAGAAAGAAGAACTTATCCTGGTTGTCCTAAAGCATCTAATCCTTATCATACATGTGATGCCAATTGCAACAACAAATCATCATCCAATTCAG GTGCCACTCCTCATTCCAAGATTGATCATAGGAAGAAGGTAGGTTCTAAGCCAGAACCCCCTATTCTTCAAAGTGTTCCAACAAAAAAAAATGGGACAACCAATAATCTCTCCAACTCCAATGCTTCATCAACAAAACCACATTACTCTGAGAATAAAAAGATAGAGTCAAAAACAGATGAGATCATTCCTTCTTCTGGACCAATTTCTGCTCAATCACACATCTCAGATGTTATG GCTAAAGACCAAGTTAAGGATAGTGTTATTCAGGACAAAGTTGTTGCTTCTGATGAAATTGTTCCAATTACTACACATTCTGTTGAAACTGGTTCCAAAGATTTTAGTTTCTCTGACACTCCCCTtactctcaacaacaacaacaacaacaaagaagTAGATAGTAGTAGTGACGGAGAGACCGATAGTGTGATATCCGAATCCCGTATTCAAATCGGAAAATACAATGTCAAAGAAAGTTTTGGTTCCATTCTACAAACAATCCTCGATAAGTATGGCGATATCGGTGCAAGCTGTGATTTAGAATCAGTTGTAATTCGTTCGTATTACATGGAATGTGTATGTTTTGTGGTACAAGAGTTACAATCTTCTTCTGATTTATTAACTAAGTCTAAAGTGAATGAGTTGTTGGATATTGTTAAGGATATTGAATCTGCGCATCTTCGCGTAGCATGGTTGCGTAACACGCTAGATGAAATCGCTGAAAATATTGAACTCATTGGACAGCATCAGGATATGGAGATCGAAAAGGCTAACTATGATCGCGAAATGGAATCGTTGAGAGAAAAGCTGGAATCGGAATTAGTAACATTGGCTCAGAAAGAACAGGAGATTGCTGATATTCATATGAGAATTCCAGAAATCAGAGATCGTTTGAGAAGTCTTGAGCAGCTCATTTCTTCTGGATTAGAAGATGAACAAACTATGTTACCTATCAAGTCCAAGATTGATCAattgttataa